Part of the uncultured Desulfobacter sp. genome, GGATGTCCTCAGCCCCACCATGACATACTCCATCTGCCGCTGCTCCAGGGTCAGGGATTCACTGTTTGATACCGGTGGTTCGCCTGCTTTCAAACCCCTGATGTATCCATTCAGGTCCGGTGCATTCCAGAATCGTTTATACACAGCCGGGCCATCCGTGTCGGCGTTTACGGCATAGGAATGGGCGGCCGGCCCGAAGCCATGATAGGGAACCATCCGCCAATAGGCACGATTGTGCCGGGAACGAAGGGAAGCGCGCCTTGCAAAGTTGGAGACTTCGTAATGGTCCCACCCATGGGTTTTCAGGTATTGGGCAGCCGTACAGAACAGATCGACCTGATCGGATTGGGCCATGGGTAAAAAAACGCCTTGTTCATGCATGGCGTCCAGAGCCGTGCCCGGTTCTAAAGTGAGCATATAACAGGAAAGGTGTGCCGGCATTAGGTCCAAAGCGGCATCAAGCTCCTGGATCAAGTGATCGCGGCTCTGACCGGGAAGGCCGTAAATCAAATCCAGACTGATATTGTCAATGCCGGCGGCACGGATCTTTTCCACGGCGTGTGCGCTATTGTCAACTGAATGGATACGCCCCAAAAGACAGAGTTGTTCCGGGTCAAGGGACTGAACCCCCAGACTGACACGATTAATCCCCATGGCTTGGAACGATTTCAGGTGACTCTTGTTCAGGGTACCCGGATTGGCCTCAAGGGTGATCTCGGTCTGACGGCAAAGACCATAGGCGTTGTCCAGGGCCTTCAAGACGGCTTCGATGTGTCGCGGCTCAAGCAAAGAAGGTGTACCGCCCCCAAAATAGACGGTTGCCGAACGGCCTTTGGATTGTGATTCATTGCATTGCGAACGCAACTGAATCTCCCGGACCAGGGCCGTGACATAATCAGGAATCAGGGAAAGATCGGTCTTGGAATAAAAATCGCAATACCTGCATTTTTTTATACAGAACGGAACGTGAATATAGAGGTGTTCATGCTCTACCAACTCAATCATTATTTTTCTCGGTCATTCAATTTTTAGGAAATTTGTTCAAATTCAAGGCCGAAACAATTTTTAAGCGGAGGAATATAGGACATATTTTGAGGATTAAAAATTTTTTCCAAGGCGGAAGTTGAGCAAATTAACAAAAACTGGATCATTGAGTCAGACAAACCGCATCATCAACCGGTCCAAAATCTGATCCACGTTCTTCGGTGTGACCCCGTAATTCTCACAGGCCTGCCGTACCTGGTCCATCTGGGGACTTGAACTCATGTCCTCGAGGCCTTTGAAAAACCCCATGCGGCGGCCGATCTGATAAAGGATACGCTCCTGGGGAGGTAAGTCAAAGAACCGGTCAATGACCCCAATCATTTTCTCTTTGTCATTGGGCATCTCACCGGTAACCGTTTCAAACAGGTTCAAAATATGATCGCTTTTTATACGGGACTGTACATTATCCAGAGTCTCAAGCATCAGGCGCAATTCCGTTGCAATCATGGCATCACCCGGTTTTTCAAACATACCCCGAACCTGCCAGTGGGCAAGTTCCGTGGACGGCGAAAGGCCAAGGGTCCGAATTTTAATCACATCCGGATGAATGGCATTCAGGGCTTCAGCAGTCTCAAGGGCATGCTCAATGGAGAGATCAACCCCGCCCAATCCCGGCACCACATAGGCATACAACTCAATGCCGGCCTTGCGAATCCGTTTTCCCGCCTCAATGTGACCGCTTCTGTTCACACCGGTACGCATACGGTTAAGTACCAGATTCGACCCACTTTCAACGCCCACGTGAAGCCGGTTAAGCCCAAGTTCATACAACTGCTTCAGGGTACCTTCCGGCAATTGGAGGATGGTGCTGCTTCGGGTATAGGCGGCAATGGTTTCGGTCTGCGGAAAACATTTTTTGATATGACTGAGAACAAAGAACAGATCCTTGGGCTTCATCACCAGGGGATTGGCATCCTGAAGAAAAATTGAGGTCATGCCCGCAGCATACCATTTGACGGCATTATTGAATGCAATCCGGTCCCGGACCTCAAACCCGGTATAAATCGCATGAACCTGCTCCTGGTCAAAGGCAATGGGCATGGCGTTTTCCTGGAGCAGCCTGTCAATATATGTGCGAACCAGGTCAATGTCCTTTATAATATCTGCCACAGGGCGCATGGAAAACTTTTGATTTTTATAAACCGGACAAAAGGAACAGCGGTTCCACGGACAGTTCCGGATCAGACGCAGCAGCAGGCTGTATGCATCATTGGCCGGATAGATGGGTCCCTGTTCATAGCCCTGGTATGTCTGTGTCTGTTTATCG contains:
- the hemW gene encoding radical SAM family heme chaperone HemW → MIELVEHEHLYIHVPFCIKKCRYCDFYSKTDLSLIPDYVTALVREIQLRSQCNESQSKGRSATVYFGGGTPSLLEPRHIEAVLKALDNAYGLCRQTEITLEANPGTLNKSHLKSFQAMGINRVSLGVQSLDPEQLCLLGRIHSVDNSAHAVEKIRAAGIDNISLDLIYGLPGQSRDHLIQELDAALDLMPAHLSCYMLTLEPGTALDAMHEQGVFLPMAQSDQVDLFCTAAQYLKTHGWDHYEVSNFARRASLRSRHNRAYWRMVPYHGFGPAAHSYAVNADTDGPAVYKRFWNAPDLNGYIRGLKAGEPPVSNSESLTLEQRQMEYVMVGLRTSMGLDINMGQMLWQKRFLTVFQSLMDSLENKGFARHRDAGRRFVLTLDGWMRLDSIITSFVERI
- a CDS encoding radical SAM protein; its protein translation is MADDKQTQTYQGYEQGPIYPANDAYSLLLRLIRNCPWNRCSFCPVYKNQKFSMRPVADIIKDIDLVRTYIDRLLQENAMPIAFDQEQVHAIYTGFEVRDRIAFNNAVKWYAAGMTSIFLQDANPLVMKPKDLFFVLSHIKKCFPQTETIAAYTRSSTILQLPEGTLKQLYELGLNRLHVGVESGSNLVLNRMRTGVNRSGHIEAGKRIRKAGIELYAYVVPGLGGVDLSIEHALETAEALNAIHPDVIKIRTLGLSPSTELAHWQVRGMFEKPGDAMIATELRLMLETLDNVQSRIKSDHILNLFETVTGEMPNDKEKMIGVIDRFFDLPPQERILYQIGRRMGFFKGLEDMSSSPQMDQVRQACENYGVTPKNVDQILDRLMMRFV